DNA from Pseudomonas mendocina:
CAGTGCGCATACGTTGTTGCTCATACGCTGCTTTCCTTGTCGGTCGTATTTTGGGTCAGGTGCCTGGCGAGGGCATCAAGGCGCTCCTGATCGGTGCCGGGTGGCAGCGCGTCTGGCGCTGTCGTGTGAGGGTTGGCGTGGCGCAGGTCGAGGTAGGCGCTCAGCGATTCAGCCGTCACGAAGCCGGCCTGCATGCCAGCACTCAGATAATCCCAGGCCGTTTGGAAGCCAATACCGTGCTGGCGTTCCCACCACTGGTAAAGAAAGTGTTCACCTTGTTGGCGTTGCAGAGCCTGTTCCTGAGAGGCGCTCAAGTGCAGTTCAGGCGTGCCAGTTGCCGGACGCCAGAGGCTTGCTTGCTGGTTTTCGACGTGTCGCCAGGCTGCCTGGCCATCGGCGTGTTGCTGCCAGGTGCTGCCATACCAGCTCAGGCGTTGTATGGGGCCAAGCCAGGTGGCCAGTGTTTCGGCATTGCACTCCGAGAAGAAGTAACTGGCTGTGCGAGGCCGAGAGTAGCGCAGTACACCGCGGCGCTCCTGGTCGAAACGAATGAACAGGATATGGCGTAGGTGGGCCAGCAGGTCTTGTGCAATGGCTGGGGTTTCCAGGAGCAGGCCGGGCCAGGCGAGTGGTTCGCCCTGCATGGCGGCCAGCAATGAGGGATTGGCCTGTGCATTGATCAGCAGGGGGCTTTCTTCCTCGCAGGCGACCAGCTCGGTATTGTCGAACAGGCGTATCGGATTCGGGTCTTCTCCCAGCTTGTAAAGCTCAGGCAGCAAATGCTCCGTGCGCTCCAGCAGCAGCCAACGCCCAGTGTTCATGCGCTGGCTCCAGCAGTCATGGCCTTACGGCAGGGACAGTCGGACAGCGGGCATTGCAGCGGGGTGCCGCCCTTGGGCTTCTGGCATAGCTCGACGATGGGCAACTCTTCACGTAGGCGCTGTTTGAGCAAT
Protein-coding regions in this window:
- a CDS encoding DUF4123 domain-containing protein, with protein sequence MNTGRWLLLERTEHLLPELYKLGEDPNPIRLFDNTELVACEEESPLLINAQANPSLLAAMQGEPLAWPGLLLETPAIAQDLLAHLRHILFIRFDQERRGVLRYSRPRTASYFFSECNAETLATWLGPIQRLSWYGSTWQQHADGQAAWRHVENQQASLWRPATGTPELHLSASQEQALQRQQGEHFLYQWWERQHGIGFQTAWDYLSAGMQAGFVTAESLSAYLDLRHANPHTTAPDALPPGTDQERLDALARHLTQNTTDKESSV